The region TTCTTCGCGCCCATGACGGTCACGCCGCCGCGAATGTAGCCGGTGAGGGGTTCAACGTCTTTGAGCGAGGCCAGTTCTGTCTTTTTGGCTCCGGCGGCAGAGGCGAGCTTCTTGAGGTCGAGCTCGGCGTCTCCGGGGATGACCGCGAAGAGGTGCTCCCCCGTGTTGGTGTGGGAGAGCAGCGTCTTGAAGACCTGCTCTGGCGGAAGCCCGATCTTGCGCGCGACGGAGATGGCGGTGAGATCCTCGGGGTCTACCTCGTAGGCGCGAAGTTCGTAAGAGATTCCGAGCGAGTCGAGCAGGCGGGCAGCGTTGGTTTTATTGGGTGCGGCTGGCTTCATCCGTTGCTTCCGGTGGAGAGGTCGATTGCCTGACCTTGGCGCATGGTAAGAGTACGGTCCGCAAGGGGAACGGCAAGCGAGGCCTGGTGCGTGGTAAGGATCAGGGTGCGTGCGCCTCCCCCGGCGACAGGCCAGGTGCGAAAGTCGGCGAGCAACTCAACAAGGTGACCGGCGCTCGAGACATCGAGGTTCGAGAAGGGTTCGTCCAGCAGAAGAAGCTCGGGGTCGGTCTGAAGGACGCGTGCAAGGGAGGCGCGCTGCCGCATGCCCTGAGAATACTGACCGACGGGGCGGTTGAGTGCGGGGTCCAGGCCGACGGCGCGCAGGGCCATCTCGGGCGAACCGACGCACGCGCAGCTATCGCCGCGATGCAGCGCGGCGAAGTAGGTGAGATTCTCCATCGCGGTCAGCTCGTCGTACAGCATGGTGGAGTGGCTCATGTAGGCGATGCGGTGACGATGCTCGTGGGGAGAACCGCCGAAGGCGCTTACCTGACCCCGGCTGGGCGAGATCAATCCGGCGACGATGCGCAGAAGCGTCGATTTGCCGGCGCCGTTCTCTCCCAGGATCACGGTCGAAGATCCCGCCGGGAAGGTAACGGAGACGTTCCGCAGTGCAGCGAAGGTGCCGTAGATCTTCGAAACGGATTCGAGCGAAGCTGCGGTCGTGGCGGCAGGAGTTTCAGCGCGAATTGGGACAGCAGTAGGCATGCACAGAGTCTCGCCTCTGAAGCGAGTATATAGAGCGGGAGGTCAGGGGAACGGTTTCTAGCGGGCCACAGGCAGAGCAGTCGCCGTGGTCACGGGCTTCTGGTTCGCTGCGGGAGCATACTTGGAGGCGCACTTGGCCTGGAGCTGAGTGG is a window of Edaphobacter sp. 12200R-103 DNA encoding:
- the ybaK gene encoding Cys-tRNA(Pro) deacylase → MKPAAPNKTNAARLLDSLGISYELRAYEVDPEDLTAISVARKIGLPPEQVFKTLLSHTNTGEHLFAVIPGDAELDLKKLASAAGAKKTELASLKDVEPLTGYIRGGVTVMGAKKSFPAFADETIELFDVISVSAGQRGLQVILSPADYLRASQSTLADLTKASAGDAH
- a CDS encoding ABC transporter ATP-binding protein → MPTAVPIRAETPAATTAASLESVSKIYGTFAALRNVSVTFPAGSSTVILGENGAGKSTLLRIVAGLISPSRGQVSAFGGSPHEHRHRIAYMSHSTMLYDELTAMENLTYFAALHRGDSCACVGSPEMALRAVGLDPALNRPVGQYSQGMRQRASLARVLQTDPELLLLDEPFSNLDVSSAGHLVELLADFRTWPVAGGGARTLILTTHQASLAVPLADRTLTMRQGQAIDLSTGSNG